attattaaGGTAACTGTCTTGCATTCTTCTGAAAGAAGTAATGATGGAGGatgtttgttctgaaaatgaacaatgaatttaatttttcattgggcagcagcagcagccttgtTCTCTTTCCCCTGtgcctctccttcttcctcccatgTAAGTTTACTCTTTTAGGAAGATTTAAGTCTTTTAGGAATCTTACAGCCTTGTAAAGCAAAAGGTGCTCCAAGTAGAAAATGTGAAGTAGAAGCGACAGCCTCGTGAGTGTGGTTGAATTGTGTAACAGAGGATAATAACATTGAAGTGTGTGGTTTCAGCATCTTACTACCTTCAAATTTAACATCCAATGGTaagtcactttttagacttcCTGTAGGAAAGAGGTAAAGGAAATGGACACATGGGTTCacacttttctccttttaaagtTAACTTAGTAATCTCAAGGGTtagaataattttctgaaacattttaagGCTTTTCTCTTCTTGAAGTCTTACTCCATGTGATATTTAAGGACAATGGGATGTCAAGTACAAAGTTTTTGcgttttttggtttttgttttgttttttttttttttttaaattgaaagtgAAATAATGCTCTTGTACGAGGGACATTGAGTCTGCCATCTGAAGTACGCATCCAATAAATAAAGCTCTTAGATGTTTTCATACTGAGAATACTTTTGTCATGTTTATTTCAAACTGCTTTTGGCCTTCTTGTTGAACAGCTAAGATTGTGTGGTGTTCCCGTATGGTACGGAAATGCGTAGACATGATCAGTGTGTGTTGTGGAGTGTGCCCAGTTCTGGCTGATATTAATGGGGATAGGGGAAGGAAAGAACTGAAGGAAGTCTAAATTCCGTTAAGTGTAACTATCTGAACTCCTAGCCAATTCATCTTCAATTAAAGCAGTTGTTCATGTAGGAAAAAAtagtgttgttttttctttaggttCATATAGATTAAAAGCAGGACAGAGAAATCTAGTCATTACCCACTTGagtcttttctttccagactATCAGTTGGTACAAGAACCACAGCTTTGTAATTAGTAACTCGCAAGTTAGAAGTGGTAGAAACAGGTTCTTTGTCTTTAGGCCAGCTACTAACTCACTGGCTTTGTCCAAAGCTAGTaaaactttgcatttatttagtTAGTCTATAAATGAGGATGATGAAGGTTTTTTGAGAGAATTGAAACATGGGTCTTATGAAGGATTTGAATTGTTCTCTAGAACCTAATTAGTACCACTGAGGTATGTTTCTCATTGAAGTGTCCTTGTGATTGAAGTGGAACATTATGTAAGAAGAGCACCTTTTTCAGCAAGAAGCCAATTTTCTATTTGCAGTTTGCCTTGTGTGATGACCTAAGTTAAAAATAAGTCTTACTAGCAGTGCATAGCTGTGCCAGTTATGAGTGTGGAGAGGATTCTTCCAATGGCATTAGTAAAATTTACTGATTGTATTTGGTTATCTTTACTGGGTCAATGAGAGCACCCAAAGTACAATATATAGTGTCTGGGCTCTCAATATTTATTAGCGAGTGTGAAGTGTGCAAAATGAAGTACACCACTCTCTGGAAAACACAGACTAAATTTGTAAGGTACTGAATTTGTAAATGAAATTTATCCAGATGTTTAATCTGAAATTAGTTAGGCTGCAACCTACAAAATAATTCAATGTAAAAAGTGTAACTTTTATTAATTagtctatttaaaataaaaccctctTGAGCTGTGCCTGAATGACTGCATTGGTTAAATAACTCAACTATGTTAGTAGGAAAATCACAGATTTCCAGGATAAATAAAACATAGCTGCTGAGACTCCATTAACCACTCCAGTAAGGATGTTGGCTTAATATCTTGAGTGAAGGTGCATCTTTTgatctttttctcattttacttttaacTTTTCTCTAAAAACCCAAGGATTcatgtttgtctttttcctttatggatcccattttttttgtttgaccCCAGACATGAACTGTGTCTTGGTATTATAATGCTACTGTTATAAGACTTTGGTCTCAAGTGCGCCATGGGGATATGCAGATCTGCTTTTATGAATTAAATGGCAGAACTGAAGAAAGCATTGTGGAGGCAGGCAGTGAGTCTTAACTTGGTCCTGCTGAGTTATTTGCAGTGGACTatgctcttattttttttctgactttttttaacTGGTGAACATATTTTCCTTGTTTAGGTTTATTATTAACAATGTATTTCCTTAACAGTGGAGTATTGAACTGATTTGTCAGGAGAACAAATCAGGTATTTTtagaaatctgaatttcttaaaaaaaaaaaaaaaaaaaaattgtaaccTTAATCCAGTATTCACTGAAACATGAGTAAAGCCATTTGTCTGACACAGCTGTCAACTTCCtccagctgaaataatttctgtattttctaagaTAAGTCCTCTAAAGTAGAAAGCAGACCTCATGCACACTTGAACCAAATAAAGTACAGTGAACTGAAGACACCCTCCCATCACTCGCTCTGCTGTGGAGTCTTTGGATTCCAGGCAGCAGTCTCAGCTGTCCCAGTTTAGGTTGTGTTGTATCAGGATTGGCTGTATCCATGTATTGCCTCCTCCCTTTTCTAAATTTCACTTGCGGAAGGCTCAAGGCAAGGATTAAATGTAGAAGCTGTCACCAGGCTTCCCCAGTGCAGCTGGCACCATGGATGGGCTTCAGAGCAGCTCTTGCTAGCTCTGTAAGCCTTCCACTCTGCCTCCTCGCTCACTATGTTTCCTCTGAAAAGATTTTGAGTACAGCAATTCAAGAAGAATTCCTCCTCCCAGTTAACGCAGCTTTATTACCAAGTCTTTTACCTCTTGattgttggaaaaaaatcttttaaaaactgacCATCAAAAAACTAGACCttcaaagaaaaagccaaagaattcAAGTAACTTAAATATACTGAGCAAAACATAGCTGCCTTGAATGCAGGCACATTCAGAGGAAACAAAGTAAGACCAGAGATACCTGCCATGCCTGTTGGCAGAGTTGAAAGTCCACCCTCTGCCTCTCTTCCTAGGGACAGCAACCATGAATGCCGGGTGTGCAGGGTGACACTGGTGGGTTTGTCAGCATATGCCAAGCACATCTCCAGCCAGCTGCACAAAGACAATGTTGATGCCCAtgacagaaaagaggaagagaaagaagaggcagaagaagaatACTTTGACAAAGAACTCATTCAATTAATCAAACAAAGGAAGGAACGGAACCGGTgagttttcctttctcctcttagGTCATAGAATTGCTATTAACACAGTTGCGGTATGCTCTTAAGGCTTAGGTGCTCATGAAATGTAAACTGCCCCTAGCCAGTGTACTTGTTATGAGAACAATCCAAGAGACCTATGTGGATATTGTGGTTTCAACATGTGAATGTGATTCTGCtgaatgtttttgttctgttgaTGTACTACTAGTAAGGAATACAGCTATTCTCCGTTATGGATAAAAACAGTCCCCAGTGTGGAATCTTGTGTTTTGAGAGCcctaatgtttttattttaatatttgacACCCATTTAACTGAAAGGCTTAATAAATGTGACAGTATGCTAATAttgtttggggtggggggtgtctACAGGAACCTGGCCTTTTAGAAAATGTTGCTGAACATGCTTTGTTATAAAACTTTAAtctgtctatttttaaaatgaattggATTGTTCTGTCAATGTCATACTGAAATCCCATAGTCCTTGAATGAAATTTCTTACCTGTTTTATCATGCTGCTTACCATTAGCTAAACATAATTCTAGTGGCTCACTATGAAGTAGAAGGCGGCAGAGAGTAATAAGTATTGCCTTTTATCTTCCATGTGACTCTGCAAGTGTGCATTGCTAGTATGATGTCCCAGCTGGGAATACATTGTTTGAATAGATTTATGGACTGGCGATGGTATTAAAGGGGCATGTGATTTTTGAAAGAAGCTCTTGCTTGCTGTGGCTAGAAATTTCAATTAGCATCTCCAACTGCACAGATCTGCAGAGATTATTTGGTTTTGACACCATTCTGTCACACTAGGGTGTTCCTGTACTGCACCATGGTCATGTTTTCATATCGGTCAATATAGGTAGCAACAGTGTAacttttcctggttttatgGTAAAGGAATAATGCTGTCAGTACAGTGGTATTCTGAGGCAACTAAAATCTTAGAAAAACTCTCTGCTGGATGCTagtttggaggggaaaaaaaaagaaagtacatGGATTAAGTTACTAATACAGCAAAATTGTTTCCATTAGATCATAGTCTAGTTGAGTCAGCTCCTAGAATTTACGGTATCACTTAGACATCATTTCTTTGAATTCTTGTCTTAGAGCTCACTTATGCGGTAAGCCATTTCCCATTCGATAGTAATTATTTGTGCATCTTTTAGCAAAACTGGAATGTATTGAAAACTTAAAGGGTGGTACCATATGAATTTTCAGTTTACTCAAATCAGTTGTTTTTGAGCAACAGTGTGAAAGTTTCCTGTCTTGCTTGTCCAGGGATCTAGAATGAATGTATTCCTGTAATGTCAGAAAGAAGCATTTATGTAATCAGTTTTTGGaaaaacttttaataaaaactcCTCATTGGGTAGAATAAATACTTAGAACGTTTAGACTGCTGACCCTGGAATAGCTGTCGGTGTTGTAGCATTTATCTTTAAATGTACATGTGATAATTTACCACGTGTTGATGACAAGTTGCCAAGCACAAGTACTATCCAAAGGGCAGTAGATAATGCTTCTGGGAGGCTCATACAGACTCAGCATTGCATGCTGTGCATTTTTTGAGTCTGTTGgttaaaacaagacaaaatatttttgtatctgAGGTACAACTTCTGTGGATGTTTTAGATCTGTGAGTTAACTTAAGCTTTATAAACTGAGACATGATCTCAATTGTTTTCTTCAGTAAGTAGAATAACTGCTTTTCTCAGGCTAACTTTCCTTCTATTTTGTATCAATTCACTCTAGTTAGGCCATCTAACGCCAACAGAATagtgttcagaaaaaataattatctcaCTACTAATGAATTTTTTGTCTATCAAGATTACTCAAATTACAAAGATTATACAACAGAAAGaagcttgctttttgtttgtttcttattaGTCCAATAACTAGTAAATAGAAAGGAATAGTCTCTTggatttaaacagaaatatttaagaattagTCTATTGAACTGTCCCTGCACCAAATCAGTTGTTCTTGTAAGAGCAATTTTGAAATACTATATTTAAGTAAAGGTACAACATTAGTTTTGAAAGTCAAACACTACAGAAACCTGAACAGTAAAGCAGCTAAATAAGttatctctgtttctttttataaaaagaaaaatctttcttcccaGTGCAAATAAAATGCATGAGGCTTGTGTgctggaggtatttgaaagatgtgtgaatgaggcgcttagggacatggtttagtggtggacttggcagtgttaggtttactgttggactctatgatcttaaagatcttttccaacctaaacggttctatgattctatttcaGTGGAATGACATCAAAATTTAGGTTTTTCTCAATTGTTTTGTAGGCAAGCTGAACCAAGCTGTGCAAACCAAGAATTAGAATGTGATGATAGGAGATCACAGAGAAGGCGAGAAGAAAGAACTACttacaaagaaagagaagcttATGATCACTCATCATGGCATCATCATAATGCATCACAAAGGGACTGGAAGTGGGAAAAAGATGATTATATTAGTTCTAGGCAAGGCAAATTTTCACACTCTCAGAGGAACCTTAATATAAACAGACATTCGAGTGGTTCAAGGGGACGCTCTGGGTGGCACCAAAATGTTTCAGGAAGCTCTTCAAATCGGCATAACTATGGGAATTCTGGAAATGCTTGGCATCCAAGTgggcggggaggaggaacaTCAAATTGGCATCACAGTGCTAGGGAGAGAAATTCTACTTGGCACTTGGAAGGAACAGGTCATTTTTCTAGCTGGAATTCCAAGAGTTATGGAGGAAACTGGAAATCTAGTCCTCATGGTGCAAATGGCTGGAATTTTGGAAACTCAGGAGATACATATTCGGTAGAGCCAATTAAATATAATAAGGAAAGATATGCATGGCAGTGGAAGGAGAAAGACATTGATGTTCTGCCGTACAGAGATCGAAAAAATAGGAGTGACTTTCTTGATTTTACTAGTGATAAACTTCCTTCTGAGGGGGCATTGGATTTTGGTACGTCGAAGCaaccagaaagcaaaacttCAAGAGCCAGTGGAAAAAGTGGCAGTCCTTCCAGAGATAAAATGTATCGCTGGACTCCCTACCCATCCCAGAAAGTTGCAGAGCAGCAACCACGGTCTGAAGATAATGTTTCTAAAACTCCAGATAAAATGGATTCCGTATTTATGCCTCTTACTGATTcattaatgaaaggaaaaacttgTGAAGCCAATGTTAACctttcaaaacttaaaaaatggGAAGCATCTTCCCCTTCTAATGTAACCTCAGATCACCTTGATTCTTGCAATGTAATGAAAGACTGTTCCAGTGGTGAAAAGCCTGACAAAGATGATGGCAGAAGTAGTAGGATGCCATCACTGAAATCCCCTCTTCTGAATATCACAGATATGAAGTTATCTTCCCCAAAGCAAGACACAAACAGTCTCTTAAAAAATGTCAAGCTTCTGTTATCCTCAACTAGTGGTGAAGAGCAGAATCATCTGAATGCACTGAACTTGGAAACAAACAGTTCCTCCTCTTATTCATCAAAGCTGCATGGTGCATGTACTGGTAACTTACAAGACAACAAAGATGTGCTTGGTAGTGACCTTGGAGAGCCTGTTAATAACTTAAGTGAAGCAgaacaaaaccccaaagatGTTCAGTCCAACCAGTCCTTGCAAAATGCTCCCTTAAGCTCTTGCAAGGATACAAGTGACCAGAATAGGGAAGAAACTGGCAAAGCATCACCAAACAACGAGTTCAGACTAGATTCATTAGAAGATGTGAGCGATGATGATTTAACGGGAAGTGAGAAGTCAGAAACAAGAGTTGCAAAGTTGGGTTCTCCTGTTAGTTCTTGTTTACACTGCGACACTCCAGAAGGTAAACCTGCCACCTCTGAAAAGGAAGATGATGAAAAGCCAGCTGTTTCAAGTATTGCTTCTGCTGATATAAAAAATTGTACGTTTCAGATGGAATCCACAGTTTCTCCATCAAGCGGTCAGGACCATTTGCATGTGGATTTGAAAACCTCCTCACAGGATGGAGAAGAGAATGAAGAGCGTGTCAAGTCACATGATCACTTTGAAAtggaaggttttgaaaatccTTCAGATCATGAGCTGCAAAAAGGAGGAAGCCAGTCACTAGGCCTCCTTCTTCCTGATTTAAGCAAACTTGgcctccctgcctctctgcaaAGAGACCTGACACGACATATTAGTCTGAAGAGCAAAGCTGGGACGCATCTTCCAGAGCCCAATCTCAATAACGCACGGCGCATTCGGAATGTGAGCGGCCATCGGAGAAGTGAGACTGAGAAGGAGTCAGGGCTTAAACCCACCCTCAGGCAGATTCTTAGTGCTTCCCGGCGAAATGTAAACTGGGATCAAGTCATCCAGCAGGTAACCAAGAAGAAACAGGAACTTGGCAAAGGTTTACCAAGGTTGGTAGCTTTCACATCGTAACCATgtctctttgtgtgtgtgttgaggGGGGAGGGTTGCTTTTCTCCAAATCTGAAATGAATTCCAGAATCCTAAAACTAAGACTTCAGAATGAAGCTTGCTATACCACGATCTTTTGCatatacaaataattttgaggTTTTATGATTGCTTGCTGCTGTGGATGTCTATCCATAGGTAAGTAATAGTAGTCTGCTGCTCAGAAAAGATTCTGATCAGTTCATAATCGTTGCTTAATATCTGAATATGGACACCAGcaatatatttgcttttcaagttCTAGTAAGTGGAGGAATGTAAAAATGCAATCAGGATGTGAACAGTGCTGTGACAGTTGCTTATGTCTTCATTTATTCAGGAGTATAAGAAATTATTGCATTGCTGCAGGCAGAATAAATACTTCCTCTTAATTTGTTAGTCTTTTAATCTGATAGGCAGTTTAGTTTTGTGTTTAGAGGAAGCAATTATATAATACTTCACATCTGAAACTTTCTTTAAACCTGAAGTTTTTGAAGCATCTTGAAAAGATGTCATATTTGCTTATTCCAAACTTTGTTTGGAATAATTATAGTAACATGAATTCTGACTAGGAAATCATGCTGTCAGTTCTTAGTCATTAAATCTAATTTTGTGATACACAAAAGATATTCCATTGCCAGACGAGACAGAAAGCACAGAATACCAGTGTAGTGAGTTGCCAGGTCTCTTAAAGCAGTAACCtgcatttggggaagggggaggctTTTTTCTAGATCTATTTGGCTTGTTAcgtgtgtatttatttttctttttatcttgtTAAAGGTTTGGCATAGAAATGGTCCCTCTTGTTCAAAATGAGCAAGAGGGTCTAGAACTCGGTGAAGAATCTGATCTGTCTACTCTGGAAGGATTCCAGTGGGAAGGGATTTCCTTAGCAGTGCCTGGCTCAGCCAGAAAACGtagcttttctgaaagcagtGTCATTGCAGACAGAAATCCTTCTGCTTATAGCTTCTTCAGTGAACaagccaaaataaaagaaagtggGCAAAGGCAAATAATTGCAGCCAGCCACTCACATCACATAACATCTGGGTATGAGGCAAGTGCTGACATTGAGGCTGACTTAAAACGGGAGACATCTTCTCTTCCTTTGTCACCATTTATGTCTGAAAGAACTGAGACTAGTGGAAGGAGACACAGCCTGCAGGCCACCCCTGAGGTCACAGGCCTCACAAAACAAGACCAGGAGAGCCCAGAGAAGAGAACACCTcttcttgaaaaacaaaatgtactAGAAATCTCAGAAGAAAATCGTCCAGCTTCAAATAATGCTTCACTTCTTGCAGTGTCTAATAACATAGACGCAGCTACCGACAGTAGCTGCACATCTGGCACTGAGCAGAATGACAGCCAAGGAATTGGAAAGAAACGAAGAGCAACTGGAGTAAGTGTGCAATTTTGTCTAGCTTTGCactaaaaaatgttttttccctgtCAATGGTCATTCAACTGTGGAATGATCTCTGCAAGGAGGACTTTCTCC
The Gavia stellata isolate bGavSte3 chromosome 7, bGavSte3.hap2, whole genome shotgun sequence genome window above contains:
- the ZNF106 gene encoding zinc finger protein 106 isoform X1 — translated: MVRERKCILCHIVYHSKKEMEEHMRSMLHHRELENLKGRDSNHECRVCRVTLVGLSAYAKHISSQLHKDNVDAHDRKEEEKEEAEEEYFDKELIQLIKQRKERNRQAEPSCANQELECDDRRSQRRREERTTYKEREAYDHSSWHHHNASQRDWKWEKDDYISSRQGKFSHSQRNLNINRHSSGSRGRSGWHQNVSGSSSNRHNYGNSGNAWHPSGRGGGTSNWHHSARERNSTWHLEGTGHFSSWNSKSYGGNWKSSPHGANGWNFGNSGDTYSVEPIKYNKERYAWQWKEKDIDVLPYRDRKNRSDFLDFTSDKLPSEGALDFGTSKQPESKTSRASGKSGSPSRDKMYRWTPYPSQKVAEQQPRSEDNVSKTPDKMDSVFMPLTDSLMKGKTCEANVNLSKLKKWEASSPSNVTSDHLDSCNVMKDCSSGEKPDKDDGRSSRMPSLKSPLLNITDMKLSSPKQDTNSLLKNVKLLLSSTSGEEQNHLNALNLETNSSSSYSSKLHGACTGNLQDNKDVLGSDLGEPVNNLSEAEQNPKDVQSNQSLQNAPLSSCKDTSDQNREETGKASPNNEFRLDSLEDVSDDDLTGSEKSETRVAKLGSPVSSCLHCDTPEGKPATSEKEDDEKPAVSSIASADIKNCTFQMESTVSPSSGQDHLHVDLKTSSQDGEENEERVKSHDHFEMEGFENPSDHELQKGGSQSLGLLLPDLSKLGLPASLQRDLTRHISLKSKAGTHLPEPNLNNARRIRNVSGHRRSETEKESGLKPTLRQILSASRRNVNWDQVIQQVTKKKQELGKGLPRFGIEMVPLVQNEQEGLELGEESDLSTLEGFQWEGISLAVPGSARKRSFSESSVIADRNPSAYSFFSEQAKIKESGQRQIIAASHSHHITSGYEASADIEADLKRETSSLPLSPFMSERTETSGRRHSLQATPEVTGLTKQDQESPEKRTPLLEKQNVLEISEENRPASNNASLLAVSNNIDAATDSSCTSGTEQNDSQGIGKKRRATGEGSSPEIPSLERKNKRRKIKGKKERSQVDQLLVISLREEELSKSLHSVDSSLLQARAALQAAYVEVQRFLVLKQQITMEMSTLRSQRIQILQGLQETYEPSELSEQLPCNVLSERRNSKSQMAADFIPAGSFLPLLDSLSSSVPPLGASVHVNMPSPFQSSGITPTIPPDSSVQVKREPLSPKGSEQNVNSVLQSSPCASRAEEVEQKDEETNQKTSVYPVISATISLSELAACFQHTNQDVHKPSVDRGKAGLPENPSSHSLSVFSKREANDAVTDSFLLDQCSTSLPKHSVLLEMPMDKTSKLSAEPSEQQTTTTVVPAEKGNRRRRKLRKKKTLRAAHVPENSDTEQDIIDSKPVRKVKGGKVPKGEKVTTSTPPRQEDGAPAQTARNKDENDSDASLELVEVPVPQCEVVDVGSSESGDEKPDSPSKRDSRSSVDQAVLEASCSGYDEVSSTSEIGTNYRDDGKRSMAETQTSISSLRGSKNSSEVSSEPGEDEEPTEGNFEGHLAAVNAIQIFGNLLYTCSADKTVCAYNLVSRKCVAIFEGHTSKVNCLLVTQTNGKNAALYTGSSDHTINCYNIKTRECMEQFKLEDRVLCLHSRWRILYAGLANGSVVTFSIKNNKQVDTFECHGPRAVSCLATAQEGARKLLVVGSYDCTISVRDARNGLLLRTLEGHSKTILCMKVVNDLVFSGSSDQSVHAHNIHTGELVRIYKGHNHAVTVVNILGKVMVTACLDKFVRVYELQSHDRLQVYGGHTDMIMCMTIHKSMIYTGCYDGSVRAVRLNLMQNYRCWWHGCSLIFGVVDHLKQHLLTDHTNPNFQTLKCRWKNCDAFFTSRKGSKQDAVGHIERHAEDDSRIDS
- the ZNF106 gene encoding zinc finger protein 106 isoform X2, with amino-acid sequence MVRERKCILCHIVYHSKKEMEEHMRSMLHHRELENLKGRDSNHECRVCRVTLVGLSAYAKHISSQLHKDNVDAHDRKEEEKEEAEEEYFDKELIQLIKQRKERNRQAEPSCANQELECDDRRSQRRREERTTYKEREAYDHSSWHHHNASQRDWKWEKDDYISSRQGKFSHSQRNLNINRHSSGSRGRSGWHQNVSGSSSNRHNYGNSGNAWHPSGRGGGTSNWHHSARERNSTWHLEGTGHFSSWNSKSYGGNWKSSPHGANGWNFGNSGDTYSVEPIKYNKERYAWQWKEKDIDVLPYRDRKNRSDFLDFTSDKLPSEGALDFGTSKQPESKTSRASGKSGSPSRDKMYRWTPYPSQKVAEQQPRSEDNVSKTPDKMDSVFMPLTDSLMKGKTCEANVNLSKLKKWEASSPSNVTSDHLDSCNVMKDCSSGEKPDKDDGRSSRMPSLKSPLLNITDMKLSSPKQDTNSLLKNVKLLLSSTSGEEQNHLNALNLETNSSSSYSSKLHGACTGNLQDNKDVLGSDLGEPVNNLSEAEQNPKDVQSNQSLQNAPLSSCKDTSDQNREETGKASPNNEFRLDSLEDVSDDDLTGSEKSETRVAKLGSPVSSCLHCDTPEGKPATSEKEDDEKPAVSSIASADIKNCTFQMESTVSPSSGQDHLHVDLKTSSQDGEENEERVKSHDHFEMEGFENPSDHELQKGGSQSLGLLLPDLSKLGLPASLQRDLTRHISLKSKAGTHLPEPNLNNARRIRNVSGHRRSETEKESGLKPTLRQILSASRRNVNWDQVIQQVTKKKQELGKGLPRFGIEMVPLVQNEQEGLELGEESDLSTLEGFQWEGISLAVPGSARKRSFSESSVIADRNPSAYSFFSEQAKIKESGQRQIIAASHSHHITSGYEASADIEADLKRETSSLPLSPFMSERTETSGRRHSLQATPEVTGLTKQDQESPEKRTPLLEKQNVLEISEENRPASNNASLLAVSNNIDAATDSSCTSGTEQNDSQGIGKKRRATGEGSSPEIPSLERKNKRRKIKGKKERSQVDQLLVISLREEELSKSLHSVDSSLLQARAALQAAYVEVQRFLVLKQQITMEMSTLRSQRIQILQGLQETYEPSELSEQLPCNVLSERRNSKSQMAADFIPAGSFLPLLDSLSSSVPPLGASVHVNMPSPFQSSGITPTIPPDSSVQVKREPLSPKGSEQNVNSVLQSSPCASRAEEVEQKDETNQKTSVYPVISATISLSELAACFQHTNQDVHKPSVDRGKAGLPENPSSHSLSVFSKREANDAVTDSFLLDQCSTSLPKHSVLLEMPMDKTSKLSAEPSEQQTTTTVVPAEKGNRRRRKLRKKKTLRAAHVPENSDTEQDIIDSKPVRKVKGGKVPKGEKVTTSTPPRQEDGAPAQTARNKDENDSDASLELVEVPVPQCEVVDVGSSESGDEKPDSPSKRDSRSSVDQAVLEASCSGYDEVSSTSEIGTNYRDDGKRSMAETQTSISSLRGSKNSSEVSSEPGEDEEPTEGNFEGHLAAVNAIQIFGNLLYTCSADKTVCAYNLVSRKCVAIFEGHTSKVNCLLVTQTNGKNAALYTGSSDHTINCYNIKTRECMEQFKLEDRVLCLHSRWRILYAGLANGSVVTFSIKNNKQVDTFECHGPRAVSCLATAQEGARKLLVVGSYDCTISVRDARNGLLLRTLEGHSKTILCMKVVNDLVFSGSSDQSVHAHNIHTGELVRIYKGHNHAVTVVNILGKVMVTACLDKFVRVYELQSHDRLQVYGGHTDMIMCMTIHKSMIYTGCYDGSVRAVRLNLMQNYRCWWHGCSLIFGVVDHLKQHLLTDHTNPNFQTLKCRWKNCDAFFTSRKGSKQDAVGHIERHAEDDSRIDS
- the ZNF106 gene encoding zinc finger protein 106 isoform X4, yielding MVRERKCILCHIVYHSKKEMEEHMRSMLHHRELENLKGRDSNHECRVCRVTLVGLSAYAKHISSQLHKDNVDAHDRKEEEKEEAEEEYFDKELIQLIKQRKERNRQAEPSCANQELECDDRRSQRRREERTTYKEREAYDHSSWHHHNASQRDWKWEKDDYISSRQGKFSHSQRNLNINRHSSGSRGRSGWHQNVSGSSSNRHNYGNSGNAWHPSGRGGGTSNWHHSARERNSTWHLEGTGHFSSWNSKSYGGNWKSSPHGANGWNFGNSGDTYSVEPIKYNKERYAWQWKEKDIDVLPYRDRKNRSDFLDFTSDKLPSEGALDFGTSKQPESKTSRASGKSGSPSRDKMYRWTPYPSQKVAEQQPRSEDNVSKTPDKMDSVFMPLTDSLMKGKTCEANVNLSKLKKWEASSPSNVTSDHLDSCNVMKDCSSGEKPDKDDGRSSRMPSLKSPLLNITDMKLSSPKQDTNSLLKNVKLLLSSTSGEEQNHLNALNLETNSSSSYSSKLHGACTGNLQDNKDVLGSDLGEPVNNLSEAEQNPKDVQSNQSLQNAPLSSCKDTSDQNREETGKASPNNEFRLDSLEDVSDDDLTGSEKSETRVAKLGSPVSSCLHCDTPEGKPATSEKEDDEKPAVSSIASADIKNCTFQMESTVSPSSGQDHLHVDLKTSSQDGEENEERVKSHDHFEMEGFENPSDHELQKGGSQSLGLLLPDLSKLGLPASLQRDLTRHISLKSKAGTHLPEPNLNNARRIRNVSGHRRSETEKESGLKPTLRQILSASRRNVNWDQVIQQVTKKKQELGKGLPRFGIEMVPLVQNEQEGLELGEESDLSTLEGFQWEGISLAVPGSARKRSFSESSVIADRNPSAYSFFSEQAKIKESGQRQIIAASHSHHITSGYEASADIEADLKRETSSLPLSPFMSERTETSGRRHSLQATPEVTGLTKQDQESPEKRTPLLEKQNVLEISEENRPASNNASLLAVSNNIDAATDSSCTSGTEQNDSQGIGKKRRATGEGSSPEIPSLERKNKRRKIKGKKERSQVDQLLVISLREEELSKSLHSVDSSLLQARAALQAAYVEVQRFLVLKQQITMEMSTLRSQRIQILQGLQETYEPSELSEQLPCNVLSERRNSKSQMAADFIPAGSFLPLLDSLSSSVPPLGASVHVNMPSPFQSSGITPTIPPDSSVQVKREPLSPKGSEQNVNSVLQSSPCASRAEEVEQKDEETNQKTSVYPVISATISLSELAACFQHTNQDVHKPSVDRGKAGLPENPSSHSLSVFSKREANDAVTDSFLLDQCSTSLPKHSVLLEMPMDKTSKLSAEPSEQQTTTTVVPAEKGNRRRRKLRKKKTLRAAHVPENSDTEQDIIDSKPVRKVKGGKVPKGEKVTTSTPPRQEDGAPAQTARNKDENDSDASLELVEVPVPQCEVVDVGSSESGDEKPDSPSKRDSRSSVDQAVLEASCSGYDEVSSTSEIGTNYRDDGKRSMAETQTSISSLRGSKNSSEVSSEPEQEVCGHL